From the Maioricimonas rarisocia genome, one window contains:
- a CDS encoding AAA family ATPase — protein MTDSLPPAEQCRIAVVGTSGSGKTTLARAVAQRLGIPHIELDSLHWLPDWQMRPNDELRALVQERVAGPAWVVDGNYRNKVQDLVISRANVFVWLNYSRSVVMRRVIWRTFVRAVTRRRLFSGNREQLRTVLFSRDSIVRWAWTSHAVNHRTYRQLVDHDLPEHVSLFEHTTPTETAAWLRPLSASTELSDAAHRC, from the coding sequence ATGACCGATTCGCTGCCACCGGCCGAACAGTGCCGAATTGCTGTCGTGGGGACGAGCGGTTCCGGCAAGACCACGCTGGCACGGGCTGTTGCGCAGCGACTCGGGATTCCGCACATTGAGCTGGACTCGCTGCACTGGCTGCCGGACTGGCAAATGCGCCCGAATGACGAGCTGCGGGCTCTGGTTCAGGAGCGAGTCGCGGGGCCCGCCTGGGTTGTGGACGGAAATTATCGCAACAAAGTTCAGGATCTGGTGATCTCGCGGGCGAATGTTTTCGTTTGGCTGAACTACTCGCGCTCGGTGGTGATGCGTCGCGTCATCTGGCGCACGTTTGTGCGGGCGGTGACCCGGCGGCGGCTGTTTTCCGGGAACCGGGAGCAGTTACGAACCGTCCTGTTCAGCCGTGACTCCATCGTGCGGTGGGCGTGGACCTCGCATGCGGTCAACCACCGGACGTACCGCCAGCTTGTGGACCACGACTTGCCAGAACACGTTTCCCTTTTTGAACATACGACCCCAACAGAGACGGCCGCCTGGCTGCGCCCGCTCTCTGCGTCGACAGAACTGAGTGACGCAGCCCACCGGTGCTGA
- a CDS encoding aldose 1-epimerase family protein → MLPRLCVLVALVIGCSTMVRAAEDDAQRFLLTRASTNQRADHFELSHRDVEHGGEVPWSVYKQTLRGGKQEGSELITIDNGSLEIVIIPTRGMSILEVRSGDVRLGWNSPVKEVVHPQFIDLDTRGGLGWLDGFNEWMVRCGLEFAGHPGKDVFTTNTGDRAEMDLTLHGKVGNIPASEVELIVDPQPPHRLRIRGVVYERMFFGPKLQLVTEISTVPGSDSLTIEDVVTNQGAGEQEIELIYHVNYGAPLLEEGAQVHVPAKRVTPMNDHAVSGLERWQTYDGPTPGYIEQVYLVEPISDRSGRSLALLHNAAGDRGTSISWSVQELPYFTIWKNTTAVEDGYVTGLEPATGYPYNRRVERAAGRLATLGAGESRTFRLDFGLHLGEDAVGQAADRVRRIQGDTEPELVRSPPEIPDAAE, encoded by the coding sequence ATGCTGCCACGACTGTGTGTTCTGGTCGCCCTTGTCATCGGTTGTTCCACAATGGTCCGGGCTGCTGAGGACGATGCCCAGCGGTTCCTGCTGACCAGGGCTTCGACGAATCAACGTGCGGATCACTTCGAGCTGTCGCACCGGGACGTGGAGCACGGGGGAGAAGTTCCCTGGAGCGTTTACAAGCAGACGCTGCGGGGAGGGAAACAGGAAGGAAGCGAGCTGATCACGATCGACAACGGCTCGCTGGAAATCGTGATCATCCCGACCCGGGGGATGAGCATTCTGGAAGTCCGGTCGGGCGATGTTCGCCTGGGATGGAACTCGCCGGTGAAGGAGGTCGTGCATCCCCAGTTCATCGATCTGGACACGCGGGGGGGGCTCGGCTGGCTGGACGGTTTCAATGAATGGATGGTGCGGTGCGGGCTGGAATTCGCGGGGCATCCCGGCAAAGACGTCTTCACCACGAATACCGGCGACAGGGCCGAAATGGACCTGACGCTGCACGGCAAGGTGGGGAACATTCCCGCTTCGGAAGTGGAACTGATTGTCGATCCGCAGCCACCGCACCGGTTGCGGATTCGGGGCGTCGTGTACGAGCGGATGTTCTTCGGGCCGAAGCTGCAACTGGTGACGGAGATCTCCACCGTGCCGGGCTCGGATTCGCTGACGATCGAAGACGTCGTGACCAATCAGGGTGCCGGGGAGCAGGAAATCGAACTGATCTACCACGTCAACTACGGTGCTCCGCTGCTGGAAGAGGGGGCGCAGGTCCACGTCCCGGCGAAACGGGTCACCCCCATGAACGATCATGCCGTCAGCGGACTGGAGCGCTGGCAGACGTATGACGGACCGACGCCGGGCTACATCGAGCAGGTGTATCTGGTGGAACCGATTTCCGACCGGTCCGGCCGGTCGCTGGCACTTCTGCACAATGCCGCGGGAGACCGGGGAACGTCGATCAGCTGGTCCGTCCAGGAGCTGCCGTACTTCACGATCTGGAAGAATACGACGGCCGTGGAGGACGGATACGTGACCGGTCTGGAACCGGCAACGGGGTATCCGTACAACCGCCGGGTCGAACGTGCCGCCGGGCGACTGGCGACGCTGGGTGCGGGCGAATCGCGAACCTTCCGTCTCGATTTTGGTCTGCACCTCGGCGAGGACGCCGTCGGACAGGCTGCCGATCGGGTGCGTCGCATCCAGGGAGACACCGAACCGGAACTGGTCCGGTCGCCGCCGGAGATTCCGGATGCGGCGGAGTAG
- a CDS encoding DUF1501 domain-containing protein, whose amino-acid sequence MPRPNDFCGRTRREFLWQSGCGFAGTALAGMLGDDFFANQSVAADGRTPFKNPLAPKQPHHEPDATACIFLFMYGGPSHIDTFDYKPDMVGRDNQTVKVKTFGRGGHKNEGRIVEPRWTFQQYGESGKWVSELFPNVAKHVDDIAFLHSLTADSPIHGSALLMMNSGRILSGSPCLGSWLNYGLGSVNENLPGFVVMLDPRGGPISGPKNWSSGFMPATYQATMMRSKGEPILDLKPPEELSQNAQRALLDSLRDYNEEHMVQRADNSNLAARIASYELAFKMQQHAPEAVDLAQETQATQKMYGLDNPTTETFGRQCLLARRLVERGVRYVQIYSGGNHNDANWDAHGDLEYNHNLHAAETDQPIHALLTDLKQRGLLSKTVVVWGGEFGRQPTAEYAKGTGRDHNSYGFTMWMSGGGIKGGTSYGRTDELGASAVENELHVKHLHATILQQMGLDPNRLTYFFSGLEQKLVGVEGAQPIWDIIRSA is encoded by the coding sequence ATGCCCCGCCCGAACGACTTTTGTGGACGCACGCGACGCGAATTTCTGTGGCAGAGCGGCTGCGGATTTGCCGGGACCGCCCTGGCCGGCATGCTGGGTGATGACTTCTTCGCGAATCAGTCGGTTGCCGCGGATGGTCGGACGCCGTTCAAGAACCCGCTCGCTCCGAAGCAACCGCACCACGAGCCGGATGCGACCGCTTGCATCTTCCTGTTCATGTATGGCGGTCCGAGCCACATCGACACGTTCGATTACAAGCCGGACATGGTTGGCCGGGACAACCAGACCGTCAAGGTGAAGACCTTCGGTCGTGGCGGCCACAAGAACGAAGGCCGGATCGTCGAGCCGCGGTGGACGTTCCAGCAGTACGGTGAGAGCGGCAAGTGGGTCAGCGAGCTGTTCCCGAATGTCGCGAAGCACGTGGACGACATCGCGTTTCTGCATTCACTGACGGCGGACAGTCCGATCCACGGCTCGGCGCTGCTGATGATGAACTCCGGCCGGATTCTGAGCGGTTCTCCCTGCCTGGGTTCGTGGCTGAATTACGGCCTGGGGTCGGTCAACGAGAACCTGCCCGGCTTCGTAGTGATGCTCGATCCGCGTGGCGGCCCTATCTCCGGGCCGAAGAACTGGAGCAGCGGATTCATGCCGGCGACTTACCAGGCGACCATGATGCGGTCGAAGGGTGAGCCGATTCTCGACCTGAAGCCCCCCGAGGAGCTTTCGCAGAATGCCCAGCGGGCGCTGCTCGACAGCCTGCGGGATTACAACGAAGAGCACATGGTCCAGCGGGCGGACAACTCGAACCTGGCGGCCCGCATCGCCAGCTACGAGCTGGCATTCAAGATGCAACAGCATGCACCGGAAGCAGTCGACCTCGCGCAGGAGACTCAAGCAACGCAGAAGATGTACGGCCTCGACAACCCGACAACCGAAACGTTTGGCCGGCAGTGCCTGCTGGCCCGGCGGCTCGTGGAGCGGGGGGTGCGGTACGTGCAGATCTACTCGGGCGGCAATCACAACGATGCCAACTGGGACGCGCACGGAGACCTCGAGTACAACCACAACCTGCATGCCGCCGAGACGGATCAGCCGATTCACGCACTACTGACGGATCTGAAGCAGCGTGGTCTGCTGAGCAAGACCGTGGTCGTGTGGGGTGGTGAGTTCGGACGTCAGCCGACCGCCGAGTACGCGAAGGGAACCGGCCGCGACCACAACTCGTACGGCTTCACGATGTGGATGTCCGGTGGCGGCATCAAGGGGGGCACCAGCTACGGTCGGACGGATGAGCTGGGGGCCTCGGCCGTCGAGAATGAACTGCACGTCAAGCACCTGCACGCGACGATCCTACAGCAGATGGGGCTTGATCCGAACCGGCTCACCTACTTCTTCAGCGGGCTCGAGCAGAAGCTGGTGGGCGTGGAAGGTGCCCAGCCGATCTGGGACATCATCCGGTCGGCGTAG
- a CDS encoding ROK family transcriptional regulator produces the protein MTAKIRPQLLRRMTVRRILELLQEQGPSTRAELTRLSGISAPTVSKAVASLLESGLLEEGEALPGSLGRPGKRLRLATEKAQVIGVVLDAGRCELVTASLDGTIDEEQIRRIPTPGSYQGLIDTLVAEAVEVSANNGITTLAMGVSVPGLTNRRRGTAVFSPNLHITDGRPLSHDLSERLGLECTIFQEAQALCLAERMYNGARALEDFVVLDISTGLGLGVFNNGRLLEGHSGLAGELGHVTMQPDGRLCGCGNRGCLETLATDTALAWLVSQRIGRQVDIEGAVDLIRRGEVQADAELRSVCEYLSIAIAAAINLFNPSSLFVHGRAFDARDGLFELVCEMTGRRALAPSLKDCTIIRARCSKRQGAVAAAIQSLTDAVGPTIA, from the coding sequence ATGACAGCGAAGATTCGGCCCCAGTTGTTGCGGCGAATGACTGTTCGCCGCATTCTCGAACTCCTGCAGGAGCAGGGACCGTCGACACGCGCGGAACTGACCCGCCTGTCGGGCATCAGTGCGCCGACGGTCTCGAAAGCCGTGGCCTCGCTGCTGGAATCGGGCCTGCTCGAAGAGGGAGAAGCGCTCCCTGGCTCTCTGGGGCGGCCCGGAAAACGGCTTCGCCTGGCGACGGAGAAAGCGCAGGTCATCGGCGTGGTGCTCGATGCCGGACGTTGTGAACTGGTTACGGCGAGCCTGGACGGCACCATCGACGAGGAGCAGATCCGTCGGATTCCAACTCCCGGCAGTTACCAGGGACTGATCGATACGCTGGTAGCGGAAGCCGTCGAGGTCTCTGCGAACAACGGCATCACGACGCTCGCCATGGGCGTGAGCGTGCCGGGACTGACCAACCGGCGGCGGGGCACGGCCGTTTTCTCGCCCAATCTGCACATCACCGATGGCCGACCGCTGTCGCACGATCTTTCGGAGCGACTGGGCCTTGAGTGTACGATCTTTCAGGAAGCGCAGGCCCTCTGCCTGGCCGAGCGGATGTACAACGGGGCCCGCGCCCTCGAAGACTTTGTCGTGCTCGACATCAGCACCGGGCTGGGGCTGGGGGTGTTCAACAACGGCCGACTCCTCGAAGGACACAGTGGGCTGGCCGGCGAACTGGGACACGTGACGATGCAGCCGGACGGGCGGCTGTGCGGGTGCGGCAACCGTGGATGCCTCGAGACGCTTGCAACCGACACCGCTCTGGCGTGGCTTGTGTCGCAACGGATCGGCCGGCAGGTGGACATCGAAGGAGCGGTGGACCTGATTCGACGGGGCGAAGTTCAGGCGGATGCCGAACTGCGCAGTGTCTGCGAGTACCTGTCGATCGCGATCGCCGCTGCCATCAATCTGTTCAATCCTTCATCGCTGTTTGTGCATGGCCGTGCGTTTGACGCACGGGACGGGCTGTTCGAACTGGTTTGTGAGATGACAGGACGGCGCGCTCTGGCCCCGTCGCTGAAGGACTGCACAATCATTCGCGCCCGTTGCAGCAAACGACAGGGAGCAGTGGCCGCTGCGATTCAGTCGTTGACGGACGCGGTCGGGCCGACAATCGCGTAA
- a CDS encoding PSD1 and planctomycete cytochrome C domain-containing protein, producing MQQKRNNHRRHASILLTLTAISGLLTAAWSGVSNVVAEEAKQASEADASGLAFFESDVLPILETQCFRCHSGAEPKGGLDLTVREHILKGGDSGPAVDLKDPASSLLLEAVNYESYEMPPTGKLAPKQIAAISSWLKRGVPMPAHVEVADEGHGEPQVNETTKNHWAFRPVEQPPVPQPSAGGWVANPIDAFVLARLEEAGMQPNPEADRRTLVRRLYYDLLGLPPTPDQVRAFVEDDSPDAWERLVEELLDSPHYGEHWARYWLDLVRYAESNSFERDNPKPFVWKYRDYVIRSLNDDKPYDQFLLEQLAGDELDEVTPDTIIATGFYRLGLWDDEPADPLLAYYDGLDDIVATTSQGFLGLTMNCCRCHSHKLDPIPHEDYYRFLAFFRNVKHYGVRNEQSVYEASIRSIATPEEQRQFQEEQAAYEARVSELRGQLNAVEKLIRPHLKGGERDDFKRDSQRLQVIREHIGELITQEEFDRYARDRKEWTDLRNHPPTSAQQALCVKEDGAECPPTNVLLRGNPHVPGDVVEPGFPTVLSAPEPEIVPPAHGESSGRRRALAEWIVDDSNPLAARVMANRIWQWHFGRGLVRTPNNFGLQGEKPTHPELLDWLAAEFINRGWSIKSMHRLILNSNTYRMSSQAREEPLAADPQNDLLWRFDMRRLRAEEIRDSILAVNGSLTLEKMYGPSIYVKIPEAVLAGQSRPGQGWGNTPLPDRNRRSVYIHVKRSLPVPFLAAFDSADTDFTCPVRFATTQPTQALGMLNSDFLNEQAAEFAAFLNEQVPDGERRKQVQVALQRTLQRQPSEDEVQRGVDLIERLQTQHQLDDAKALKYFCLMALNLNEFIYLD from the coding sequence ATGCAGCAAAAACGAAACAATCATCGACGACACGCTTCGATTCTGCTGACGCTGACCGCCATTAGCGGGTTGCTGACTGCGGCCTGGTCCGGCGTCTCGAACGTCGTTGCCGAGGAGGCGAAGCAGGCTTCCGAAGCGGATGCGTCCGGGCTTGCCTTCTTCGAGTCGGACGTGCTGCCGATTCTCGAGACGCAGTGCTTTCGCTGCCACAGCGGTGCCGAGCCGAAGGGGGGCCTGGACCTGACGGTCCGGGAGCACATCCTCAAGGGTGGCGACAGTGGCCCGGCCGTCGACCTGAAGGATCCTGCCTCGAGCCTGCTGCTGGAAGCGGTCAACTACGAGAGCTACGAGATGCCGCCGACCGGCAAGCTCGCTCCCAAACAGATCGCAGCGATTTCGAGCTGGCTCAAGCGGGGGGTGCCGATGCCGGCCCACGTCGAAGTGGCGGACGAAGGGCACGGCGAACCGCAGGTGAACGAGACAACGAAAAACCACTGGGCGTTCCGGCCGGTCGAACAACCGCCTGTCCCGCAGCCTTCCGCTGGCGGGTGGGTGGCCAACCCGATCGATGCTTTCGTGCTGGCCCGTCTCGAAGAGGCCGGTATGCAGCCGAATCCGGAGGCGGACCGCCGAACGCTCGTGCGTCGACTGTACTACGATCTGCTGGGGTTGCCGCCGACGCCGGACCAGGTTCGCGCCTTCGTCGAAGACGATTCGCCGGACGCGTGGGAGCGTCTGGTCGAGGAGCTGCTGGATTCCCCCCACTACGGCGAGCACTGGGCGCGCTACTGGCTGGACCTGGTCCGCTATGCCGAGTCGAACAGCTTCGAGCGGGATAACCCGAAGCCGTTCGTCTGGAAGTACCGCGACTACGTGATCCGCTCGCTGAACGACGACAAGCCGTACGATCAGTTTCTGCTCGAGCAACTGGCCGGCGACGAGCTGGACGAGGTAACGCCGGACACGATTATCGCGACCGGATTCTATCGACTCGGCCTGTGGGACGACGAACCGGCCGATCCGCTGCTGGCGTACTATGACGGTCTGGATGACATTGTGGCGACGACGTCTCAGGGGTTTCTCGGTCTGACGATGAACTGCTGCCGGTGTCACAGCCACAAGCTCGACCCGATTCCGCATGAGGATTACTACCGGTTCCTGGCGTTCTTCCGGAACGTGAAGCACTACGGTGTGCGGAACGAGCAGTCGGTCTACGAGGCTTCCATCCGCAGCATTGCCACGCCGGAAGAGCAGCGCCAGTTCCAGGAAGAACAGGCGGCCTACGAGGCTCGCGTCAGCGAACTGCGCGGCCAGCTCAATGCCGTGGAGAAGTTGATCCGGCCGCATCTGAAGGGTGGCGAGCGGGACGACTTCAAACGGGATTCTCAGCGGCTGCAGGTGATCCGCGAGCATATCGGGGAGCTGATCACGCAGGAGGAATTTGACAGGTACGCCCGCGACCGCAAGGAGTGGACGGACCTTCGGAATCATCCCCCAACGAGTGCGCAGCAGGCTCTGTGTGTGAAAGAGGACGGTGCGGAATGCCCGCCGACGAACGTTCTGCTACGCGGAAATCCTCACGTGCCGGGAGATGTGGTCGAACCGGGGTTTCCCACGGTGCTGTCGGCTCCGGAACCGGAGATCGTGCCGCCGGCTCATGGTGAATCGAGCGGGCGCCGCCGGGCCCTGGCGGAATGGATCGTCGACGACAGCAATCCGCTCGCGGCACGGGTGATGGCGAACCGAATCTGGCAGTGGCACTTTGGTCGTGGCCTGGTGCGGACTCCGAACAACTTCGGACTGCAGGGGGAGAAGCCGACGCATCCGGAACTGCTGGACTGGCTGGCTGCGGAGTTCATCAACCGGGGCTGGTCGATCAAGTCGATGCACCGGCTGATTCTCAACTCGAACACCTACCGCATGTCGTCGCAGGCCCGAGAGGAACCACTCGCCGCGGATCCGCAGAACGATCTGCTGTGGCGGTTCGACATGCGTCGGCTGCGGGCGGAGGAAATCCGGGATTCGATTCTGGCGGTCAATGGTTCGCTGACACTCGAGAAGATGTACGGGCCGAGCATTTACGTGAAGATCCCTGAGGCCGTGCTCGCGGGCCAGTCCCGCCCGGGGCAGGGTTGGGGCAATACGCCGCTGCCGGATCGCAACCGCCGGAGCGTTTACATCCACGTGAAACGATCGCTGCCGGTCCCCTTTCTGGCCGCGTTCGACAGTGCCGACACGGATTTCACCTGCCCGGTCCGGTTTGCCACCACGCAGCCGACACAGGCTCTGGGGATGCTCAACAGTGATTTCCTGAACGAGCAGGCGGCGGAGTTTGCCGCGTTCCTGAACGAGCAGGTGCCGGACGGCGAGCGCCGCAAACAGGTGCAGGTCGCTTTGCAGCGCACGCTGCAGCGGCAACCGAGCGAGGACGAAGTTCAGCGTGGTGTCGATCTGATTGAACGTCTGCAGACGCAGCATCAGCTCGACGACGCCAAAGCGCTGAAGTACTTCTGCCTGATGGCCCTGAATCTGAACGAATTCATCTACCTGGACTGA
- a CDS encoding sulfatase family protein has protein sequence MPIARPVVTFAVLLLVGLLTRICPADDTPASTPPNFVVIFADDLGYGDLSCYGHPTIATPHLDRMASEGIRFTQFYSASSVCTPSRAALLTGRLPIRSGMCSDRRRVLFPNSGGGIPAEEVTLAEGLSDIGYATGAFGKWHLGHLPQFLPTSNGFDTYFGIPYSNDMDRVNDAAPKGRESFWNPKVEYWNVPLIRDTEVVERPADQTTITRRYTEEATDYIRAHKDEPFFVYLAHSMPHVPLFRSPEFEGHSRRGLYGDVIEEIDWSVGQVLQTLRDEGLAENTLVWFTSDNGPWLIFGDHGGSAGLLKDGKGCTWEGGMREPGMAWWPGTIPGGTVTMELGSTMDIFTTCLSLAGGTLPGDRVIDGVDLTPVLKGKGEGARDHMFFYRGTELMAVRFGPWKAHFHTQGAYGAEARQRVAHDPPLLFNLEYDPSERQNVADDYPEVIEKIRQLVAQHRENLDVPPSQLEIPLN, from the coding sequence ATGCCGATTGCCCGTCCCGTTGTCACGTTCGCAGTTCTGCTGCTCGTCGGTCTGCTGACCCGCATTTGCCCCGCCGATGACACCCCGGCATCAACGCCGCCGAACTTCGTCGTCATCTTTGCCGACGACCTCGGGTATGGCGACCTCTCCTGCTACGGGCATCCCACCATCGCCACGCCGCACCTCGATCGCATGGCCAGCGAGGGCATCCGCTTCACACAGTTCTATTCCGCCTCATCGGTCTGCACACCCAGTCGCGCCGCTCTGCTCACCGGTCGTCTGCCGATTCGTAGCGGCATGTGCAGCGACCGCCGCCGCGTGCTCTTTCCCAATTCGGGAGGGGGCATCCCCGCCGAAGAAGTCACTCTGGCGGAAGGCCTCTCGGACATTGGCTATGCGACAGGCGCGTTCGGCAAATGGCACCTTGGACATCTGCCGCAGTTCCTTCCCACCAGCAACGGCTTCGATACGTATTTCGGCATCCCGTACTCCAACGACATGGACCGGGTGAACGACGCGGCCCCGAAGGGGCGGGAATCGTTCTGGAACCCGAAGGTCGAGTACTGGAATGTCCCGCTGATTCGCGATACCGAAGTCGTCGAACGCCCCGCTGACCAGACCACGATCACCCGCCGCTACACCGAAGAAGCGACCGACTACATCAGGGCTCACAAGGACGAACCGTTCTTCGTCTACCTCGCCCACAGCATGCCGCACGTTCCCCTGTTCCGCTCACCGGAGTTCGAGGGACACAGCCGTCGCGGACTGTACGGCGACGTTATCGAAGAGATCGACTGGTCGGTCGGACAGGTCCTGCAGACCCTCCGGGATGAGGGGCTCGCAGAAAACACCCTCGTCTGGTTCACCAGCGACAACGGCCCCTGGTTGATCTTCGGCGACCACGGTGGCTCCGCAGGACTGCTCAAGGATGGCAAGGGATGCACCTGGGAAGGAGGCATGCGCGAACCGGGAATGGCCTGGTGGCCGGGGACGATTCCCGGCGGCACCGTCACCATGGAACTTGGCTCCACCATGGACATCTTCACCACCTGCCTCTCACTGGCCGGGGGAACCCTCCCTGGAGATCGCGTGATCGACGGCGTCGACCTCACGCCCGTGCTGAAGGGGAAAGGGGAGGGAGCCCGCGATCACATGTTCTTCTACCGTGGCACCGAGCTGATGGCGGTCCGCTTCGGCCCCTGGAAGGCGCACTTCCACACTCAGGGAGCCTACGGCGCCGAGGCACGTCAGCGGGTTGCCCACGATCCGCCGCTGCTGTTCAACCTCGAGTATGACCCGTCCGAGCGGCAGAACGTCGCCGACGATTATCCGGAAGTGATCGAGAAGATCCGGCAACTCGTCGCCCAGCATCGTGAGAATCTCGACGTGCCACCATCACAACTCGAGATCCCGCTCAACTGA